In Scophthalmus maximus strain ysfricsl-2021 chromosome 16, ASM2237912v1, whole genome shotgun sequence, the following proteins share a genomic window:
- the aatkb gene encoding serine/threonine-protein kinase LMTK1 isoform X2, whose translation MLACLCCKKGKIGFKEFKNVDGEEYHADMSTVASPASQGSPDVYILPLTEVSLPVAKQPARSVQLLKSSELSRHSLLYLKEIGDGWFGKVLLGEVNAGLNTTEVVVKELNSSASVREQMHFLEEAQPYRVLQHPALLKCLSQCTEVTPYLLVMEFCPLGDVKSYLRSCRTAETMTPEPLVLQRMACDIASGLLHLHKHNFTHSDLALRNCLLTAGVSVKIGDYGLSHTKYKDDYYVTSDQMHVPLRWIAPELVDEVHGNLLVADHTRQSNIWSLGVTVWELLELGTQPYRHYSDRQVLAYAVREQQLRLPRPLLNVPLAERWYEVMQFCWLQPDQRPNAEEVHLLLSYLCAKGASEAEEDFERRWNSLRPSTGFNSHHGASAMSQDHPSAPSSSSFPLLEQFSAGDGYHSESGDDILTVTETSHGLNFEYKWEQARADQCYRAQDSPSSLDQVNHHCQEAFYPPGGIVGGCPMESLSHGVSPSYYQPKHLHAPGVLPVLSAHSPSVSSEYYIRIEEPVDCNIDLDYTMCSYSPEYQGSSGSFLTGSADSGECMVCPSQAKHMGMDPYWSADIHKSDVYDSNDSSPAISLTMEPLLGQVSHNSPLRPWESSHYVSYKDRDGGYYYEHSPPLGIEHYLIGGERSRGHHQESWGSRSLRQALGELENPLGTSIAPSVITPPQQAYRDTYLDTSQTSIIGKNVTGGYYDMMGSLRKTMPSHTRHNSHSVSINMETEGALFVGHRDSDSEEEEEEDIFVERHTCNTWPSKHRHSSAGHHRRASHSCRQDAYVDFHYTMPSTDIEDSWPEEHSLHFRSLPKPVDYLEPHQAKDNSACLSLSKHHAVVPSDNCNTYIYLCHEGETQGPAAGECCHSLFVDPLTGLLVRNNSYSHSYSHSNYIRDTLVDTSCNEEEMINLSPAPGGPIVAKPSLIKTDDPGEQYVDLTTDDTPLKEKREEVIKENLIMQNPAEPRKEEVTLTMMRINPPPADNMHVMVALAEPQSDLSPTEDSGVDRGSSSTCLADILDCSDGDEEDDITEDITDVTSGIFADESSELNASPAFKSLQKQVGTPDSMDSMDLPSAAGSCEGFSPASSHPSSSPKAMDSGYDTENNESPEFVPKEPHEPREQPLAKPTLDTSLEEDEVLEEHGVEAKEDDEPSLGEDLASGASQTGDHIFSPLSDKTPYRDSAYFSDYENERQSREEGEELSERVRDDQTVEMEHEMEEKKGEKRKNEDEEELQDSTANKDMKVEMNHMLKEGTETSSPPEMEAYLTEECGQEEELGLLLESAETASITEGGLDEWPSQEESSSLGDWAAEVVGAMEEALGALNGDPTPSVEVEQEDAEAVEASETKEEPSTKTIQNRTSGTSSEILHTLPKDEVALQHTANTRRFSSSSPPPPSVPPPPLPDGRGSPADGEEADEEDGDTDDSEESDEELRSYSVQEQSGGEESEEECHPVPVVVSDDSEAHKLRSLLKVPTLLTTENPEEEELERKKKTVSFFDDVTVYLFDQESPTKELAEHDFPVGAEGPSSPNKSKERVNASDDSSDGNISEESAGYEWEDDFPLLPLPTSSGASDSPPTRSVPKAPDAKPAAQFSRFTVSSVSRFSITHISDSDMDSAGGSSEDGEKE comes from the exons ATGCTGGCCTGCCTCTGCTGCAAGAAGGGCAAGATCGGCTTCAAG GAATTCAAGAATGTGGACGGGGAGGAGTACCACGCAGACATGTCCACCGTGGCCTCGCCGGCCTCCCAGGGCAGCCCGGACGTCTACATCCTGCCCCTCACCGAGGTGTCGCTGCCCGTCGCCAAGCAACCGGCTCGCTCAG tccaaCTCCTGAAATCCTCCGAGCTCAGCCGCCACAGTCTGCTCTACCTGAAGGAGATCGGCGATGGCTGGTTCGGGAAG gtTTTGCTGGGGGAGGTGAACGCAGGCCTGAACACCACCGAGGTGGTGGTGAAGGAACTCAACTCCAGCGCCAGTGTGCGGGAGCAGATGCACTTCCTGGAGGAGGCGCAGCCGTATCG CGTCCTCCAGCATCCTGCGCTGCTGAAGTGTTTGTCCCAGTGCACCGAGGTCACCCCCTACCTGCTGGTGATGGAGTTCTGTCCACTG GGCGATGTGAAGAGTTACCTCCGGAGCTGCAGGACGGCAGAGACAATGACCCCGGAGCCCCTGGTCCTCCAGCGGATGGCCTGTGACATCGCCTCGGGACTGTtgcacctgcacaaacacaacttcaCGCACAG tGACTTGGCTCTGAGGAACTGCTTGTTGACAGCTGGCGTCTCGGTGAAGATCGGAGACTATGGTCTGTCCCACACCAAGTACAAG GACGACTACTACGTGACGTCAGATCAGATGCACGTGCCGCTGCGCTGGATCGCCCCGGAGCTCGTGGACGAGGTGCACGGGAACCTGCTGGTGGCCGACCACACCCGACAGAGCAACATCTG GTCTCTGGGTGTGACCGTCTGGGAGCTGCTGGAGTTGGGCACTCAGCCCTACAGACACTACTCGGACCGACAGGTGCTGGCCTACGCCGtgagggagcagcagctgcGACTGCCCAGACCGCTGCTCAACGTTCCCCTGGCTGAGCGCTG GTACGAGGTGATGCAGTTCTGCTGGCTCCAGCCTGATCAGAGGCCCAACGCCGAGGAAGTCCACTTGCTGCTCAGCTACCTGTGTGCCAAGGGGGCCAGCGAGGCGGAGGAGGACTTCGAGAGGCGCTGGAACTCACTGCGCCCCAGCACTGGATTCAACAGCCACCACGGTGCCTCTGCGATGTCACAAGACCACCCGTCGgcgccctcgtcctcctcgttcCCTCTCCTCGAGCAGTTTTCAGCAGGCGACGGCTACCACTCTGAGTCTGGGGACGACATACTAACGGTCACCGAAACCAGCCACGGCCTGAACTTTGAGTACAAGTGGGAGCAGGCCAGGGCGGACCAGTGCTACAGAGCCCAGGACTCTCCCAGTTCCCTGGATCAGGTCAACCATCATTGTCAGGAAGCATTTTACCCACCAGGGGGCATCGTGGGAGGCTGCCCTATGGAGAGCCTCAGCCATGGAGTTTCTCCTTCTTACTACCAACCAAAACATCTACATGCTCCCGGCGTACTTCCTGTCCTCAGCGCCCACAGCCCCTCAGTGAGCAGTGAATACTACATTCGCATCGAAGAGCCCGTTGATTGTAACATTGACCTGGACTACACCATGTGCTCCTACAGCCCGGAGTATCAGGGCAGCAGTGGGAGCTTCCTCACCGGGAGCGCGGACTCAGGAGAGTGCATGGTCTGCCCGTCACAAGCCAAGCACATGGGCATGGATCCCTATTGGTCAGCAGACATCCATAAGTCAGACGTGTACGATTCCAATGACTCGAGTCCTGCGATCTCCCTGACGATGGAGCCCCTTTTAGGGCAAGTGTCTCACAACAGCCCACTGCGACCCTGGGAGTCTAGTCACTATGTGTCCTATAAAGACAGAGACGGGGGTTACTACTATGAGCACTCACCACCTTTGGGAATAGAGCATTATCTGATTGGAGGCGAGCGGTCTCGTGGGCACCACCAGGAAAGCTGGGGGTCAAGGAGCTTGCGTCAGGCCTTGGGTGAGTTGGAGAACCCACTTGGTACCAGTATCGCCCCCTCTGTAATCACCCCCCCTCAACAGGCCTACAGAGACACATACCTGGACACGAGTCAGACGTCCATCATAGGAAAGAACGTGACCGGGGGTTACTACGACATGATGGGCTCGCTCCGGAAGACCATGCCCAGCCACACGAGGCACAACAGCCACTCTGTCAGTATCAACATGGAGACAGAGGGGGCGCTCTTTGTTGGGCACAGAGACAGCGAttcagaagaggaagaagaagaggacataTTTGTCGAGAGACACACCTGCAACACTTGGCCTTCAAAACACCGCCACAGCAGCGCGGGTCACCACCGACGGGCGAGCCACAGCTGCAGACAGGACGCTTATGTCGATTTCCACTACACAATGCCGAGTACGGACATCGAAGACTCCTGGCCGGAGGAGCACAGCCTGCACTTCCGCTCTCTGCCCAAACCTGTCGACTATCTCGAGCCCCACCAGGCCAAAGACAATAGTGCCTGCCTCAGTCTGAGCAAACACCATGCGGTGGTGCCTTCAGACAACTGCAACACCTACATCTACCTGTGCCACGAGGGCGAGACTCAGGGACCAGCAGCTGGCGAGTGCTGCCACTCACTCTTCGTCGACCCACTCACTGGTTTGCTCGTCAGAAACAACAGCTACAGTCACAGCTACAGTCACAGCAACTACATCAGAGACACGCTCGTTGACACCTCGTGcaatgaggaggagatgatcaATCTGTCGCCGGCTCCGGGGGGTCCCATTGTGGCCAAACCTTCCTTGATAAAGACTGATGACCCCGGAGAGCAGTACGTTGACCTCACAACTGATGACACCCCACTCAAAGAGAAGCGGGAGGAAGTAATCAAGGAAAACCTAATCATGCAAAACCCGGCAGAGCCTAGAAAAGAGGAGGTGACGCTGACGATGATGAGAATCAACCCACCTCCTGCGGACAACATGCACGTGATGGTGGCCCTCGCGGAGCCTCAGTCGGACTTGAGTCCCACCGAAGATAGCGGTGTGGACCGAGGCAGCTCCAGCACTTGTCTCGCCGACATCCTGGACTGCAGCGACGGTGACGAggaggatgacatcacagaggacATCACCGACGTTACCTCGGGCATCTTTGCCGACGAGTCCAGCGAGCTGAACGCTTCTCCGGCCTTCAAGTCTCTGCAGAAGCAGGTAGGAACTCCCGATTCCATGGATTCCATGGATCTACCATCTGCAGCTGGGTCTTGTGAAGGCTTCAGCCCTGCCTCCTCCCACCCGTCCAGCTCACCCAAAGCTATGGACAGTGGCTATGACACAGAGAACAATGAGAGTCCTGAGTTTGTGCCCAAAGAGCCTCATGAACCCCGCGAACAACCTCTGGCAAAGCCGACCCTTGATACAagcctggaggaggacgaggtgctGGAGGAGCACGGAGTCGAGGCCAAGGAGGATGATGAACCATCACTGGGTGAAGATTTGGCCTCAGGAGCCTCCCAGACAGGTGACCACATCTTTTCACCACTAAGTGATAAGACCCCATACAGGGACTCTGCTTACTTCTCAGACTACGAGAATGAGAGGCAGTCCAGGGAAGAAGGTGAAGAATTGTCCGAGAGAGTAAGAGATGATCAAACTGTTGAAATGGAAcatgaaatggaagaaaagaagggtGAGAAAAGGAAGAATGAAGACGAGGAAGAACTCCAGGATTCTAcagcaaacaaagacatgaaggtGGAAATGAATCACATGTTAAAAGAGGGAACAGAAACCTCTTCTCCACCAGAGATGGAGGCATATTTGACAGAGGAGTGTGGCCAGGAGGAAGAATTGGGGCTTCTTCTGGAGTCTGCTGAGACTGCCTCAATAACCGAGGGGGGACTGGATGAATGGCCATCCCAGGAGGAGAGCTCATCTCTGGGAGACTGGGCAGCAGAGGTGGTGGGGGCCATGGAAGAAGCCCTCGGGGCCCTGAATGGAGATCCTACCCCCAGCGTcgaggtggagcaggaggacgcGGAGGCCGTGGAAGCCTCAGAAACCAAAGAGGAGCCATCGACCAAGACGATTCAGAACAGGACATCGGGGACATCCAGTGAAATCCTGCACACTTTACCCAAAGACGAGGTGGCGTTGCAGCACACGGCAAACACCAGACggttttcctcttcctcccctccgcccccgtccgtccctcctcctccgctccctgACGGCCGAGGGTCTCCGGCGGACGGGGAAGAggcggacgaggaggacggcgaCACGGACGACAGCGAAGAGTCCGACGAGGAGCTGCGGTCCTACAGTGTGCAGGAGCAGAGCGGCggggaggagagcgaggaggagtgTCACCCGGTGCCCGTCGTGGTGAGCGACGACAGCGAAGCCCACAAACTGCGCAGCCTCCTCAAGGTGCCGACGCTGCTCACCACCGAGaacccggaggaggaggagctcgaACGCAAGAAGAAGACTGTGTCTTTCTTCGATGACGTCACCGTCTATCTGTTCGATCAG GAAAGCCCAACTAAAGAGCTGGCGGAGCACGACTTCCCCGTGGGAGCAGAGGGTCCGAGTTCACCGAACAAATCCAAAGAGAGAGTTAACGCCTCTGACGACTCCTCGGATGGGAACATCTCCGAAGAGA GTGCAGGGTACGAGTGGGAGGACGACTTTCCCCTGTTGCCTCTGCCCACATCCTCGGGGGCGTCCGACTCCCCGCCCACCCGCTCCGTGCCCAAAGCCCCGGACGCCAAACCGGCCGCGCAGTTCTCCCGCTTCACCGTCTCCAGCGTGTCCCGGTTCTCCATCACTCACATCTCCGACTCCGATATGGACTCAGCAGGCG GAAGCAGcgaggacggagagaaagagtga
- the aatkb gene encoding serine/threonine-protein kinase LMTK1 isoform X1 — translation MLLLLVTVSSVAFGRGFALSSHFSTDGAPLSELSWSSSLAVVLVSFAGLFTLVFLMLACLCCKKGKIGFKEFKNVDGEEYHADMSTVASPASQGSPDVYILPLTEVSLPVAKQPARSVQLLKSSELSRHSLLYLKEIGDGWFGKVLLGEVNAGLNTTEVVVKELNSSASVREQMHFLEEAQPYRVLQHPALLKCLSQCTEVTPYLLVMEFCPLGDVKSYLRSCRTAETMTPEPLVLQRMACDIASGLLHLHKHNFTHSDLALRNCLLTAGVSVKIGDYGLSHTKYKDDYYVTSDQMHVPLRWIAPELVDEVHGNLLVADHTRQSNIWSLGVTVWELLELGTQPYRHYSDRQVLAYAVREQQLRLPRPLLNVPLAERWYEVMQFCWLQPDQRPNAEEVHLLLSYLCAKGASEAEEDFERRWNSLRPSTGFNSHHGASAMSQDHPSAPSSSSFPLLEQFSAGDGYHSESGDDILTVTETSHGLNFEYKWEQARADQCYRAQDSPSSLDQVNHHCQEAFYPPGGIVGGCPMESLSHGVSPSYYQPKHLHAPGVLPVLSAHSPSVSSEYYIRIEEPVDCNIDLDYTMCSYSPEYQGSSGSFLTGSADSGECMVCPSQAKHMGMDPYWSADIHKSDVYDSNDSSPAISLTMEPLLGQVSHNSPLRPWESSHYVSYKDRDGGYYYEHSPPLGIEHYLIGGERSRGHHQESWGSRSLRQALGELENPLGTSIAPSVITPPQQAYRDTYLDTSQTSIIGKNVTGGYYDMMGSLRKTMPSHTRHNSHSVSINMETEGALFVGHRDSDSEEEEEEDIFVERHTCNTWPSKHRHSSAGHHRRASHSCRQDAYVDFHYTMPSTDIEDSWPEEHSLHFRSLPKPVDYLEPHQAKDNSACLSLSKHHAVVPSDNCNTYIYLCHEGETQGPAAGECCHSLFVDPLTGLLVRNNSYSHSYSHSNYIRDTLVDTSCNEEEMINLSPAPGGPIVAKPSLIKTDDPGEQYVDLTTDDTPLKEKREEVIKENLIMQNPAEPRKEEVTLTMMRINPPPADNMHVMVALAEPQSDLSPTEDSGVDRGSSSTCLADILDCSDGDEEDDITEDITDVTSGIFADESSELNASPAFKSLQKQVGTPDSMDSMDLPSAAGSCEGFSPASSHPSSSPKAMDSGYDTENNESPEFVPKEPHEPREQPLAKPTLDTSLEEDEVLEEHGVEAKEDDEPSLGEDLASGASQTGDHIFSPLSDKTPYRDSAYFSDYENERQSREEGEELSERVRDDQTVEMEHEMEEKKGEKRKNEDEEELQDSTANKDMKVEMNHMLKEGTETSSPPEMEAYLTEECGQEEELGLLLESAETASITEGGLDEWPSQEESSSLGDWAAEVVGAMEEALGALNGDPTPSVEVEQEDAEAVEASETKEEPSTKTIQNRTSGTSSEILHTLPKDEVALQHTANTRRFSSSSPPPPSVPPPPLPDGRGSPADGEEADEEDGDTDDSEESDEELRSYSVQEQSGGEESEEECHPVPVVVSDDSEAHKLRSLLKVPTLLTTENPEEEELERKKKTVSFFDDVTVYLFDQESPTKELAEHDFPVGAEGPSSPNKSKERVNASDDSSDGNISEESAGYEWEDDFPLLPLPTSSGASDSPPTRSVPKAPDAKPAAQFSRFTVSSVSRFSITHISDSDMDSAGGSSEDGEKE, via the exons ATGGCGCGCCGCTGAGCGAGCTGTCCTGGTCGTCGTCCCTGGCCGTGGTGCTCGTCTCCTTCGCCGGCCTCTTCACCCTCGTCTTCCTCATGCTGGCCTGCCTCTGCTGCAAGAAGGGCAAGATCGGCTTCAAG GAATTCAAGAATGTGGACGGGGAGGAGTACCACGCAGACATGTCCACCGTGGCCTCGCCGGCCTCCCAGGGCAGCCCGGACGTCTACATCCTGCCCCTCACCGAGGTGTCGCTGCCCGTCGCCAAGCAACCGGCTCGCTCAG tccaaCTCCTGAAATCCTCCGAGCTCAGCCGCCACAGTCTGCTCTACCTGAAGGAGATCGGCGATGGCTGGTTCGGGAAG gtTTTGCTGGGGGAGGTGAACGCAGGCCTGAACACCACCGAGGTGGTGGTGAAGGAACTCAACTCCAGCGCCAGTGTGCGGGAGCAGATGCACTTCCTGGAGGAGGCGCAGCCGTATCG CGTCCTCCAGCATCCTGCGCTGCTGAAGTGTTTGTCCCAGTGCACCGAGGTCACCCCCTACCTGCTGGTGATGGAGTTCTGTCCACTG GGCGATGTGAAGAGTTACCTCCGGAGCTGCAGGACGGCAGAGACAATGACCCCGGAGCCCCTGGTCCTCCAGCGGATGGCCTGTGACATCGCCTCGGGACTGTtgcacctgcacaaacacaacttcaCGCACAG tGACTTGGCTCTGAGGAACTGCTTGTTGACAGCTGGCGTCTCGGTGAAGATCGGAGACTATGGTCTGTCCCACACCAAGTACAAG GACGACTACTACGTGACGTCAGATCAGATGCACGTGCCGCTGCGCTGGATCGCCCCGGAGCTCGTGGACGAGGTGCACGGGAACCTGCTGGTGGCCGACCACACCCGACAGAGCAACATCTG GTCTCTGGGTGTGACCGTCTGGGAGCTGCTGGAGTTGGGCACTCAGCCCTACAGACACTACTCGGACCGACAGGTGCTGGCCTACGCCGtgagggagcagcagctgcGACTGCCCAGACCGCTGCTCAACGTTCCCCTGGCTGAGCGCTG GTACGAGGTGATGCAGTTCTGCTGGCTCCAGCCTGATCAGAGGCCCAACGCCGAGGAAGTCCACTTGCTGCTCAGCTACCTGTGTGCCAAGGGGGCCAGCGAGGCGGAGGAGGACTTCGAGAGGCGCTGGAACTCACTGCGCCCCAGCACTGGATTCAACAGCCACCACGGTGCCTCTGCGATGTCACAAGACCACCCGTCGgcgccctcgtcctcctcgttcCCTCTCCTCGAGCAGTTTTCAGCAGGCGACGGCTACCACTCTGAGTCTGGGGACGACATACTAACGGTCACCGAAACCAGCCACGGCCTGAACTTTGAGTACAAGTGGGAGCAGGCCAGGGCGGACCAGTGCTACAGAGCCCAGGACTCTCCCAGTTCCCTGGATCAGGTCAACCATCATTGTCAGGAAGCATTTTACCCACCAGGGGGCATCGTGGGAGGCTGCCCTATGGAGAGCCTCAGCCATGGAGTTTCTCCTTCTTACTACCAACCAAAACATCTACATGCTCCCGGCGTACTTCCTGTCCTCAGCGCCCACAGCCCCTCAGTGAGCAGTGAATACTACATTCGCATCGAAGAGCCCGTTGATTGTAACATTGACCTGGACTACACCATGTGCTCCTACAGCCCGGAGTATCAGGGCAGCAGTGGGAGCTTCCTCACCGGGAGCGCGGACTCAGGAGAGTGCATGGTCTGCCCGTCACAAGCCAAGCACATGGGCATGGATCCCTATTGGTCAGCAGACATCCATAAGTCAGACGTGTACGATTCCAATGACTCGAGTCCTGCGATCTCCCTGACGATGGAGCCCCTTTTAGGGCAAGTGTCTCACAACAGCCCACTGCGACCCTGGGAGTCTAGTCACTATGTGTCCTATAAAGACAGAGACGGGGGTTACTACTATGAGCACTCACCACCTTTGGGAATAGAGCATTATCTGATTGGAGGCGAGCGGTCTCGTGGGCACCACCAGGAAAGCTGGGGGTCAAGGAGCTTGCGTCAGGCCTTGGGTGAGTTGGAGAACCCACTTGGTACCAGTATCGCCCCCTCTGTAATCACCCCCCCTCAACAGGCCTACAGAGACACATACCTGGACACGAGTCAGACGTCCATCATAGGAAAGAACGTGACCGGGGGTTACTACGACATGATGGGCTCGCTCCGGAAGACCATGCCCAGCCACACGAGGCACAACAGCCACTCTGTCAGTATCAACATGGAGACAGAGGGGGCGCTCTTTGTTGGGCACAGAGACAGCGAttcagaagaggaagaagaagaggacataTTTGTCGAGAGACACACCTGCAACACTTGGCCTTCAAAACACCGCCACAGCAGCGCGGGTCACCACCGACGGGCGAGCCACAGCTGCAGACAGGACGCTTATGTCGATTTCCACTACACAATGCCGAGTACGGACATCGAAGACTCCTGGCCGGAGGAGCACAGCCTGCACTTCCGCTCTCTGCCCAAACCTGTCGACTATCTCGAGCCCCACCAGGCCAAAGACAATAGTGCCTGCCTCAGTCTGAGCAAACACCATGCGGTGGTGCCTTCAGACAACTGCAACACCTACATCTACCTGTGCCACGAGGGCGAGACTCAGGGACCAGCAGCTGGCGAGTGCTGCCACTCACTCTTCGTCGACCCACTCACTGGTTTGCTCGTCAGAAACAACAGCTACAGTCACAGCTACAGTCACAGCAACTACATCAGAGACACGCTCGTTGACACCTCGTGcaatgaggaggagatgatcaATCTGTCGCCGGCTCCGGGGGGTCCCATTGTGGCCAAACCTTCCTTGATAAAGACTGATGACCCCGGAGAGCAGTACGTTGACCTCACAACTGATGACACCCCACTCAAAGAGAAGCGGGAGGAAGTAATCAAGGAAAACCTAATCATGCAAAACCCGGCAGAGCCTAGAAAAGAGGAGGTGACGCTGACGATGATGAGAATCAACCCACCTCCTGCGGACAACATGCACGTGATGGTGGCCCTCGCGGAGCCTCAGTCGGACTTGAGTCCCACCGAAGATAGCGGTGTGGACCGAGGCAGCTCCAGCACTTGTCTCGCCGACATCCTGGACTGCAGCGACGGTGACGAggaggatgacatcacagaggacATCACCGACGTTACCTCGGGCATCTTTGCCGACGAGTCCAGCGAGCTGAACGCTTCTCCGGCCTTCAAGTCTCTGCAGAAGCAGGTAGGAACTCCCGATTCCATGGATTCCATGGATCTACCATCTGCAGCTGGGTCTTGTGAAGGCTTCAGCCCTGCCTCCTCCCACCCGTCCAGCTCACCCAAAGCTATGGACAGTGGCTATGACACAGAGAACAATGAGAGTCCTGAGTTTGTGCCCAAAGAGCCTCATGAACCCCGCGAACAACCTCTGGCAAAGCCGACCCTTGATACAagcctggaggaggacgaggtgctGGAGGAGCACGGAGTCGAGGCCAAGGAGGATGATGAACCATCACTGGGTGAAGATTTGGCCTCAGGAGCCTCCCAGACAGGTGACCACATCTTTTCACCACTAAGTGATAAGACCCCATACAGGGACTCTGCTTACTTCTCAGACTACGAGAATGAGAGGCAGTCCAGGGAAGAAGGTGAAGAATTGTCCGAGAGAGTAAGAGATGATCAAACTGTTGAAATGGAAcatgaaatggaagaaaagaagggtGAGAAAAGGAAGAATGAAGACGAGGAAGAACTCCAGGATTCTAcagcaaacaaagacatgaaggtGGAAATGAATCACATGTTAAAAGAGGGAACAGAAACCTCTTCTCCACCAGAGATGGAGGCATATTTGACAGAGGAGTGTGGCCAGGAGGAAGAATTGGGGCTTCTTCTGGAGTCTGCTGAGACTGCCTCAATAACCGAGGGGGGACTGGATGAATGGCCATCCCAGGAGGAGAGCTCATCTCTGGGAGACTGGGCAGCAGAGGTGGTGGGGGCCATGGAAGAAGCCCTCGGGGCCCTGAATGGAGATCCTACCCCCAGCGTcgaggtggagcaggaggacgcGGAGGCCGTGGAAGCCTCAGAAACCAAAGAGGAGCCATCGACCAAGACGATTCAGAACAGGACATCGGGGACATCCAGTGAAATCCTGCACACTTTACCCAAAGACGAGGTGGCGTTGCAGCACACGGCAAACACCAGACggttttcctcttcctcccctccgcccccgtccgtccctcctcctccgctccctgACGGCCGAGGGTCTCCGGCGGACGGGGAAGAggcggacgaggaggacggcgaCACGGACGACAGCGAAGAGTCCGACGAGGAGCTGCGGTCCTACAGTGTGCAGGAGCAGAGCGGCggggaggagagcgaggaggagtgTCACCCGGTGCCCGTCGTGGTGAGCGACGACAGCGAAGCCCACAAACTGCGCAGCCTCCTCAAGGTGCCGACGCTGCTCACCACCGAGaacccggaggaggaggagctcgaACGCAAGAAGAAGACTGTGTCTTTCTTCGATGACGTCACCGTCTATCTGTTCGATCAG GAAAGCCCAACTAAAGAGCTGGCGGAGCACGACTTCCCCGTGGGAGCAGAGGGTCCGAGTTCACCGAACAAATCCAAAGAGAGAGTTAACGCCTCTGACGACTCCTCGGATGGGAACATCTCCGAAGAGA GTGCAGGGTACGAGTGGGAGGACGACTTTCCCCTGTTGCCTCTGCCCACATCCTCGGGGGCGTCCGACTCCCCGCCCACCCGCTCCGTGCCCAAAGCCCCGGACGCCAAACCGGCCGCGCAGTTCTCCCGCTTCACCGTCTCCAGCGTGTCCCGGTTCTCCATCACTCACATCTCCGACTCCGATATGGACTCAGCAGGCG GAAGCAGcgaggacggagagaaagagtga